In the genome of Cryptomeria japonica chromosome 8, Sugi_1.0, whole genome shotgun sequence, one region contains:
- the LOC131857950 gene encoding uncharacterized protein LOC131857950, translating into MKNLVDENARNWYKKVYEALWADRIMPKRAIGMASFELVYGIGMKLSLPLELSTAKLQTIVEESFFQNALEKRVMYLMKLEEEREMLVDGITEHQNRVKRIFDMRA; encoded by the coding sequence ATGAAGAATTTGGTTGACGAAAATGCTCGAAATTggtataagaaggtatatgaagctttatgggcagacagaattaTGCCTAAAAGAGCCATCGGAATGGCatcttttgagcttgtgtatgggatcGGCATGAAACTTTCTTTACCCCTGGAATTGTCAACAGCCAAGCTTCAGACAATAGTGGAGGAATCTTTTTTTCAAAATGctctagagaagagggttatgtatCTAATGAAGTTGGAGGAAGAAAGAGAGATGTTGGTGGATGGAATTACGGAGCATCAAAAtagagtgaagaggatttttgacatgagagcATGA